The genomic DNA GATGATATTCCGCTGAGAATTTTTAAAGAGCTGGGTGACCGGATCTTTAGCTCAAACGCGGAGCCTTACGAGGGACCTTACGATTTTGAAGAGCGACTTGGAGCCATTGAGTTACCGATGATGATGATCAGTGGGAGTGAAGACCGAATCGCGCCTCCTGAAGCAGTCTTTCGTTCGGCGGGCAGAGTATCCAGCAGTGATTTACGTTACCGCGAGATGGGGCTGCGTTTCGGGGATTCAATCGATTATGGGCATATTGACCTCTTGGTGGGTCGGGATGCACCGCGCGAGGTTTTTCCGCTGGTCTTGAGCTTTATTGCAGAAAAAGACCACTAGAGCACTGGCGTGATTGCTGCGGAGTAGGCCCTGAGTTAGACTTAAGACCTAGATTAACCCACTCATCACTGTGTTATCAGGGGGTAAGCAGTGTCAGGCTTGGAACCAATGCAATCTTCTCAGTTTGAGACGCCCGTTTCCGCCGATGCGTTAGAGGGTGATATTCACTCAAAATCAAATCCGCTCGATGCACTTGCTCAAGCCGTACAGCCTGGACAAAAGGTCATAGCCGTTGGTGGCGGTAAAGGCGGTATTGGTAAAAGCCTCATCAGCGCGAACCTGGGCGTTCACCTCGCGAGCCGAGGCGCTAAAGTGGTCTTGGTCGATGCAGATTTAGGAGGCGCAAACCTTCACACCTGCCTGGGAATACCAACACCGGTTCAAACGCTCTCTGATTTCATCGGACGAAAAGTAGATAATCTTGCCGATGTGGTTACCGAGACCAACACAGAGGGCCTCGGGCTTATCAGTGGCGCCCTGGATGTTTTGGGTGCAGCAAATCCGAAATATACGCAAAAGCTTCGCTTGTTACGGGAAATCTCACGGCTTGGTGTCGACTACGTCATTGTCGATTTGGGTGGTGGCACCAGTTTTAATATTCTCGATTTTTTCCTAATCGCTGAGCATGGCATCTTAACCGTGATTCCCGAACCAACTTCTATCGAAAACGCTTACCGGTTTATCAAAGCGGCCTATTATCGACGGCTAAAGCACCTTCAGGCATCTTGGAATTTTAAACCGCTTTTACGCGATGCAATTTCGGACCCGCAGAGTCGAGGCTTAAAAACACCTGCCGATCTCGTTGCGTATGTGGCGGAAAGAAATGAAGAG from Deltaproteobacteria bacterium includes the following:
- a CDS encoding P-loop NTPase produces the protein MQSSQFETPVSADALEGDIHSKSNPLDALAQAVQPGQKVIAVGGGKGGIGKSLISANLGVHLASRGAKVVLVDADLGGANLHTCLGIPTPVQTLSDFIGRKVDNLADVVTETNTEGLGLISGALDVLGAANPKYTQKLRLLREISRLGVDYVIVDLGGGTSFNILDFFLIAEHGILTVIPEPTSIENAYRFIKAAYYRRLKHLQASWNFKPLLRDAISDPQSRGLKTPADLVAYVAERNEEAGELLHQELSRMPLKLVVNQARTEQEYKLGGAIARACHKYFGIGMEFLGTIPYDDAVWKSVRRRQPLLVAHPDCGASRGIREVVTSLGL